One region of Tamandua tetradactyla isolate mTamTet1 chromosome 6, mTamTet1.pri, whole genome shotgun sequence genomic DNA includes:
- the SMYD4 gene encoding protein-lysine N-methyltransferase SMYD4 isoform X8, with the protein MLRHMLQLQCNAQAITTIRQTGSRESVITDSRQVRLATGLFPVVSLLNHSCSPNTSVAFINTAATVQASQQIVKGQEILHCYGPHESRMDVAERQQKLRSQYFFECNCPACQNEKHRTTARPRWEAFCCNSCRATMQGDDVLSCGSRSCTESVSRDHLVSRLQGLQRQVGVAQKLLRSGKLEQAIQQLLECQRDAESFLSAEHIVVGRIEDDLAQAYAALGDWGMSATHLQKSLRMVEVRHGPSSIEMGHELFKLAQVFFNGFAIPEALNTIQKAEKVLSVHYGPWNDEIQELQKMKSCLLDLPPIPVGPSV; encoded by the exons ATGCTGAGGCACATGTTACAGCTACAATGTAATGCTCAAGCAATAACCACCATACGGCAGACAG GATCTAGAGAGAGCGTCATTACTGACAGCAGGCAGGTACGCCTTGCCACAGGCCTCTTCCCTGTCGTCAGCCTCCTGAACCATTCCTGCAGTCCCAACACCAGTGTGGCCTTCATTAACACTGCCGCCACCGTTCAGGCATCGCAGCAGATTGTAAAAGGGCAAGAGATTCTCCACTGCTATG GGCCTCATGAGAGCCGGATGGATGTTGCTGAAAGGCAGCAGAAGTTGAGATCTCAGTATTTCTTTGAATGCAACTGCCCAGCTTGTCAAAATGAGAAGCATAGAACTACTGCAAGGCCCAGGTGGGAAGCATTCTGTTGTAACAGTTGCAGAGCCACCATGCAG GGAGATGATGTGctgagctgtggcagcagatctTGTACAGAATCGGTCAGCAGGGATCACCTGGTCTCTCGGTTACAGGGCCTTCAACGGCAGGTTGGAGTGGCCCAGAAGCTTCTCAGAAGTGGTAAATTAG AGCAAGCCATTCAGCAGTTGTTGGAATGCCAGCGTGATGCTGAGAGCTTCCTGTCAGCAGAACACATCGTGGTGGGCAGAATTGAGGATGACCTGGCCCAGGCCTATGCTGCCTTAG GAGACTGGGGAATGTCAGCTACCCACCTACAGAAGAGTCTCCGAATGGTTGAGGTTCGCCATGGGCCATCTAGTATTGAAATGGGCCATGAACTTTTCAAACTGGCCCAGGTCTTTTTCAATGG GTTTGCAATACCTGAAGCTCTGAACACAATACAAAAGGCAGAGAAAGTTCTGTCGGTACACTATGGCCCATGGAATGATGAGATTCAGGAGCTACAAAAGATGAAATCCTGTTTGTTGGACTTACCTCCCATCCCTGTTGGACCTTCAGTATAG
- the SMYD4 gene encoding protein-lysine N-methyltransferase SMYD4 isoform X5: MPIALQPSSTWVCLKDIIRAQIHGYPERLQPKMMLRKAECLVALGRLQEANQSIGELESYFTATPTLAASHFQILQRNLCHLKIKVQEKETLTETFPVALTDVFKDMNLQEENEQISSASSSVTLCTDPLKGRYLVATKDILPGELLVKEDAFVSVLNPGEMPQVHHGLESKWDTRVTNGDLHCHRCLKHTLATVPCDGCSYAKYCSQECMQQAWELYHSIECALGGILLTLGIFCHTALRSTLLARFEDTGRVIRKLCHEFSYQDIYLPEKKNEKKTLYYDLEENEENGKIVETPISGCNINGKYENNYNAIFSLLPHTENHSPEHKFLCAFSVAALCRHLEAASFQALMPGLKSSKLKAVMTPMLSPELNIWGVAMLRHMLQLQCNAQAITTIRQTGSRESVITDSRQVRLATGLFPVVSLLNHSCSPNTSVAFINTAATVQASQQIVKGQEILHCYGPHESRMDVAERQQKLRSQYFFECNCPACQNEKHRTTARPRWEAFCCNSCRATMQGDDVLSCGSRSCTESVSRDHLVSRLQGLQRQVGVAQKLLRSGKLEQAIQQLLECQRDAESFLSAEHIVVGRIEDDLAQAYAALGDWGMSATHLQKSLRMVEVRHGPSSIEMGHELFKLAQVFFNGFAIPEALNTIQKAEKVLSVHYGPWNDEIQELQKMKSCLLDLPPIPVGPSV, from the exons gTATGTCTTAAAGATATCATCAGAGCACAGATACATGGGTACCCAGAAAGATTACAACCCAAGATGATGTTGCGTAAGGCAGAGTGTCTGGTGGCTCTGGGGAGGCTACAGGAGGCAAACCAGTCCATTGGTGAGCTTGAAAGTTACTTCACTGCCACACCAACCCTAGCAGCTtcacactttcaaattctgcaGAGAAACCTCTGTCATCTGAAAATTAAGGTACAAGAAAAGGAGACTCTCACAGAAACCTTCCCAGTAGCTCTAACGGATGTGTTTAAGGATATGAACCTTCAGGAAGAGAATGAACAAATTTCCAGTGCTTCATCATCTGTCACCTTATGCACAGACCCTTTGAAAGGCCGTTATCTGGTTGCCACAAAAGATATTCTACCAGGAGAGCTCTTGGTAAAGGAAGATGCTTTTGTGAGTGTCCTTAACCCAGGAGAAATGCCACAAGTACATCATGGCCTTGAGAGCAAGTGGGATACCAGAGTTACTAATGGGGACCTCCACTGTCACCGATGTTTGAAGCACACTTTGGCCACAGTTCCCTGTGATGGATGCAGCTACGCCAAGTATTGCAGCCAAGAGTGTATGCAGCAGGCTTGGGAGCTTTACCATAGTATAGAGTGTGCCCTAGGAGGGATCCTTCTTACATTGGGTATCTTTTGCCACACTGCCCTGAGATCAACTCTTTTAGCTAGATTTGAGGATACAGGCAGAGTCATAAGAAAGCTCTGTCATGAGTTTAGTTACCAGGACATTTATTTAcctgaaaagaagaatgagaaaaaaacactCTATTATGACCTTgaggagaatgaagaaaatggtAAAATAGTTGAGACCCCAATTTCTGGATGTAATATTAATGGAAagtatgaaaataattataatgctATATTCAGTCTTTTGCCCCATACTGAAAACCACAGTCCAGAACACAAATTCCTTTGTGCCTTTAGTGTTGCTGCACTGTGCAGACATCTAGAAGCAGCTAGCTTTCAGGCCCTCATGCCAGGTCTGAAATCCTCTAAGTTGAAAGCAGTAATGACTCCTATGTTGTCTCCAGAGTTGAATATTTGGGGAGTGGCCATGCTGAGGCACATGTTACAGCTACAATGTAATGCTCAAGCAATAACCACCATACGGCAGACAG GATCTAGAGAGAGCGTCATTACTGACAGCAGGCAGGTACGCCTTGCCACAGGCCTCTTCCCTGTCGTCAGCCTCCTGAACCATTCCTGCAGTCCCAACACCAGTGTGGCCTTCATTAACACTGCCGCCACCGTTCAGGCATCGCAGCAGATTGTAAAAGGGCAAGAGATTCTCCACTGCTATG GGCCTCATGAGAGCCGGATGGATGTTGCTGAAAGGCAGCAGAAGTTGAGATCTCAGTATTTCTTTGAATGCAACTGCCCAGCTTGTCAAAATGAGAAGCATAGAACTACTGCAAGGCCCAGGTGGGAAGCATTCTGTTGTAACAGTTGCAGAGCCACCATGCAG GGAGATGATGTGctgagctgtggcagcagatctTGTACAGAATCGGTCAGCAGGGATCACCTGGTCTCTCGGTTACAGGGCCTTCAACGGCAGGTTGGAGTGGCCCAGAAGCTTCTCAGAAGTGGTAAATTAG AGCAAGCCATTCAGCAGTTGTTGGAATGCCAGCGTGATGCTGAGAGCTTCCTGTCAGCAGAACACATCGTGGTGGGCAGAATTGAGGATGACCTGGCCCAGGCCTATGCTGCCTTAG GAGACTGGGGAATGTCAGCTACCCACCTACAGAAGAGTCTCCGAATGGTTGAGGTTCGCCATGGGCCATCTAGTATTGAAATGGGCCATGAACTTTTCAAACTGGCCCAGGTCTTTTTCAATGG GTTTGCAATACCTGAAGCTCTGAACACAATACAAAAGGCAGAGAAAGTTCTGTCGGTACACTATGGCCCATGGAATGATGAGATTCAGGAGCTACAAAAGATGAAATCCTGTTTGTTGGACTTACCTCCCATCCCTGTTGGACCTTCAGTATAG